From one Alicyclobacillus acidocaldarius subsp. acidocaldarius Tc-4-1 genomic stretch:
- the prfA gene encoding peptide chain release factor 1, whose protein sequence is MFDRLASMEERYEHLSQLLCRPDVSSDPDKLRLYAKEQAELAETVEVYREWKQVSQNIDEAKAMLQDKLDDDMREFVRAELAELQRRREGLEHRLKILLLPKDPNDDKDVFVEIRAAAGGEEAALFAAELLRMYQRYAEKHGWKTEIIDASYTDMGGFREVVMAVHGKGAYAKLKFESGTHRVQRVPVTESGGRIHTSTATVAVLPEVEEVEVEIHEKDLRIDTFCSTGPGGQSVNTTQSAVRITHLPSGIVVSCQDEKSQLKNKEKAMRVLRARLYEKAQREQQEELAAKRRLQVGTGDRSERIRTYNFPQSRVTDHRIGLTLHKLDAVLDGELDEIIQALIVESQAEMLRVREA, encoded by the coding sequence ATGTTCGATCGTTTGGCAAGCATGGAAGAGCGGTACGAACACCTGAGCCAGCTGCTCTGCAGGCCGGATGTGTCATCGGATCCAGATAAGCTCCGGTTATACGCCAAGGAACAGGCGGAGCTGGCGGAGACGGTCGAGGTGTACCGCGAGTGGAAGCAGGTCTCTCAGAACATCGACGAGGCCAAGGCGATGTTGCAGGATAAGCTCGACGACGACATGCGCGAGTTCGTCCGGGCTGAACTGGCGGAACTGCAGCGTCGGCGGGAGGGTCTGGAGCACCGGCTTAAGATTCTCCTCCTCCCCAAAGATCCGAACGACGACAAGGACGTGTTCGTGGAAATTCGCGCTGCGGCCGGAGGCGAGGAGGCTGCGCTCTTTGCCGCCGAGCTTTTACGCATGTATCAGCGCTACGCCGAGAAACACGGCTGGAAGACCGAGATCATCGACGCCAGCTACACGGACATGGGTGGATTCCGCGAAGTCGTGATGGCCGTGCACGGCAAGGGCGCGTATGCCAAGCTGAAGTTTGAGAGCGGAACGCACCGAGTGCAGCGCGTGCCGGTCACGGAGTCGGGCGGCCGGATTCACACGTCGACGGCGACCGTCGCGGTTCTCCCGGAAGTCGAGGAGGTCGAGGTGGAGATCCACGAAAAGGACCTCCGCATCGACACCTTTTGCTCGACGGGACCTGGCGGGCAGAGCGTAAACACCACGCAGTCGGCGGTGCGGATCACGCATCTTCCGTCGGGAATTGTGGTGTCTTGTCAGGACGAGAAGTCGCAATTGAAGAATAAAGAAAAAGCGATGCGGGTGCTGCGCGCGCGCCTGTATGAGAAGGCTCAGCGCGAACAACAGGAGGAGCTTGCGGCCAAGCGGCGCCTCCAGGTGGGCACGGGTGACCGCAGCGAGCGGATACGCACCTACAACTTTCCGCAAAGCCGAGTGACGGATCATCGCATTGGCTTGACGCTACACAAACTTGACGCCGTCTTGGACGGTGAGCTGGATGAGATCATCCAGGCGCTCATCGTCGAGAGTCAGGCGGAGATGCTGAGGGTCAGGGAAGCATGA
- the rpmE gene encoding 50S ribosomal protein L31, with product MKPDIHPPYHTVTVTCACGETFETGSTKESIRVEICSKCHPFFTGKQKLVDSGGRVDRFNRKYGLQAQGER from the coding sequence ATGAAGCCGGACATTCATCCGCCCTACCATACAGTCACGGTGACGTGCGCTTGCGGAGAGACGTTCGAAACCGGATCGACGAAGGAGTCTATCCGCGTCGAAATCTGCTCGAAGTGCCACCCGTTCTTCACCGGTAAGCAGAAGTTGGTCGATTCGGGCGGCCGCGTCGACCGGTTCAACCGCAAGTATGGGCTTCAGGCTCAGGGCGAGCGCTGA
- the prmC gene encoding peptide chain release factor N(5)-glutamine methyltransferase, which translates to MKAIAEQLPQSPAYRALPLDERKRLAEREAEQIVAHALGWDRVKLLQSLGDEVPDEVAERAARLAALRAQGEPLAYVLGKQDFYGRTFEVGPDCLIPRPDTEVLVEEAIRFLKRMPSGTRVIDVGTGSGCIAVSIALACPGVSVTAVDLSMDALAVARRNAERFGAVVDWAAADGIEWLIERAQRGRPWHAIVSNPPYIPTGEIDQLEPSVRDYEPRLALDGGEDGLQFYRRMAALPPYVLARGRAGVFLEVGHNQADEVARLFAPWKERGFRVRKVKDLRGVDRVIAVTREPGSPPEPENLSI; encoded by the coding sequence TTGAAGGCAATCGCGGAACAACTTCCCCAGTCACCGGCGTACCGAGCGTTGCCGCTCGACGAGCGCAAGCGGCTCGCGGAACGCGAGGCGGAGCAGATTGTGGCGCACGCGCTCGGCTGGGATCGCGTGAAGCTCCTTCAGTCGCTTGGCGACGAGGTGCCCGACGAGGTTGCGGAACGTGCCGCTCGGCTTGCTGCCCTGCGAGCCCAAGGGGAGCCGCTTGCGTACGTTCTCGGGAAACAGGATTTTTACGGCCGGACGTTCGAAGTCGGGCCGGATTGCCTGATTCCGCGCCCTGACACCGAGGTGCTGGTGGAGGAGGCCATTCGTTTTCTGAAGCGCATGCCCAGCGGAACGCGGGTCATCGACGTCGGGACGGGGTCCGGGTGCATAGCCGTCTCCATCGCGCTCGCGTGTCCGGGCGTGTCGGTCACGGCCGTGGATCTTTCCATGGACGCGCTTGCGGTGGCCCGCCGCAACGCCGAGCGGTTCGGCGCCGTGGTCGATTGGGCGGCGGCGGACGGCATCGAGTGGCTGATTGAAAGGGCCCAACGCGGGCGGCCGTGGCACGCCATTGTCAGCAATCCTCCATATATTCCCACGGGCGAGATCGACCAGTTGGAACCGTCCGTGCGCGACTATGAACCGCGGCTCGCCTTGGATGGCGGTGAGGACGGGCTGCAGTTCTACCGGCGGATGGCGGCATTGCCGCCGTACGTGCTGGCCCGCGGCCGTGCCGGCGTATTCCTCGAGGTGGGCCACAACCAGGCCGATGAGGTGGCTCGCCTGTTTGCGCCGTGGAAGGAACGCGGTTTTCGCGTGCGCAAGGTGAAAGACCTGCGGGGGGTCGATCGCGTCATTGCCGTGACGCGCGAACCCGGATCTCCCCCGGAGCCGGAGAATCTCTCAATCTAG
- the rho gene encoding transcription termination factor Rho, whose product MDIRELEEKKLTELYKYAREFQIPHYGSMKKKELIFAILKAQAERDGLMFAEGVLEIMPEGYGFLRPVGYLPSQEDIYVAASQIRRFDLRTGDLVSGKVRPPKENERYFGLLHVEAVNGYSPEVAAERLHFAALTPLFPSKRIVLETTPENLATRLIDLFAPIGFGQRGMIVAPPKAGKTVLLKEIAHSIATNYPDVHLFVLLIDERPEEVTDMQRSVKGEVIASTFDEVPENHIKVSELVLERALRLVEHKQDVVILLDSLTRLTRAYNLVVPPSGRTLSGGIDPAAFHRPKRFFGAARNVEEGGSLTILATALIDTGSRMDDVIYEEFKGTGNMELHLDRRLAEKRVFPSIDIRRSGTRREEALMSKEELEKVWAIRKSMGDNQDFTEMFLRKFRHYKTNREFLDSLSLNRVERKPASSSEKPAAQPVASET is encoded by the coding sequence TTGGACATTCGAGAACTAGAAGAAAAGAAATTAACAGAGCTATACAAATATGCTCGAGAATTTCAGATCCCGCACTACGGATCGATGAAAAAGAAAGAGCTGATTTTTGCCATTCTCAAAGCCCAGGCCGAGCGGGACGGCCTGATGTTCGCAGAAGGCGTGCTCGAAATCATGCCGGAAGGGTACGGATTTCTCCGGCCCGTGGGGTATCTGCCGAGTCAGGAGGACATCTACGTCGCGGCATCCCAGATTCGGCGGTTCGATCTCCGGACGGGCGATCTCGTCAGCGGAAAAGTCCGACCGCCCAAGGAGAACGAGCGGTACTTCGGCCTCTTGCATGTCGAGGCGGTGAACGGTTACAGTCCCGAGGTAGCTGCTGAACGGCTTCACTTCGCAGCGCTCACTCCGCTCTTTCCTTCCAAACGCATCGTGCTTGAGACCACACCTGAAAACTTGGCCACGCGCCTCATCGACCTGTTTGCGCCCATCGGCTTCGGGCAGCGCGGTATGATTGTGGCGCCACCCAAGGCGGGCAAGACGGTACTCTTGAAGGAGATTGCCCACAGCATTGCCACCAATTATCCCGATGTGCATCTGTTTGTGCTGCTCATCGACGAGCGCCCCGAAGAGGTGACCGACATGCAGCGCTCGGTCAAGGGAGAGGTGATTGCGTCCACGTTTGACGAGGTTCCTGAAAATCACATCAAGGTGTCGGAACTCGTCTTGGAACGGGCGCTGCGCCTTGTCGAGCACAAGCAGGACGTGGTCATCCTTCTCGACAGCCTGACGCGGCTCACGCGCGCTTACAACCTCGTGGTTCCCCCGTCCGGCCGCACGCTTTCCGGCGGCATCGATCCGGCCGCATTTCACCGCCCGAAGCGTTTCTTCGGAGCGGCGCGCAATGTCGAGGAGGGCGGAAGTCTGACCATCCTCGCTACGGCGCTCATCGATACGGGCTCGCGCATGGACGACGTGATCTACGAGGAGTTCAAGGGCACGGGCAACATGGAACTGCACCTCGACCGCAGGCTTGCCGAGAAACGCGTGTTTCCTTCCATTGACATTCGCCGTTCTGGGACGCGCCGAGAGGAGGCACTGATGTCCAAGGAAGAGCTTGAAAAGGTGTGGGCGATTCGCAAATCCATGGGCGATAACCAGGACTTCACCGAGATGTTCCTGCGCAAGTTCCGGCATTATAAGACGAACAGGGAGTTTCTCGACAGCCTGAGCCTCAACCGGGTCGAGCGAAAGCCCGCATCGAGTTCAGAGAAGCCCGCGGCGCAACCTGTCGCGAGCGAGACGTGA